The DNA sequence TTGGAAATGGTATGAGGgaattaaaggaaaatagttTAACAAAAAAGGAGAAGATGATCGAATACGAAAACAAAAGCAGCGCTTTTAATTtggtttaaattttgtatttgtttatttatttaattaaagtggGCCTTAAAAGTTTTGCTAAGTTCGATCTTATTAGGATAGTTTCGTAGTCAtgatgtttaaaaaataaaaaccatgTTAGTAATTTGGCTTATTTATGTGCTTGGCCATGTCAATGTGAAAGAATTGAGGTGGACGGAAAAATATTTACCCACAGTTAAAACAGattatgataattagttagtGTTGGACTTCTTAAATTGGTCCTATtggtaaaattattttattgatatttattaaatattggtCCTAAGCAAtgaatattgttaaaatattgatactattaatatttgttatttCTACACtgatcaaattatttttggaaaattaataCATTTCAAGTAATTACTTTactaatgataaaataaactaaatcaGAAGTTTGTTCATAGAAAGCGATATTGGTCAGATTTGTTACATACATGAacttacatttattatttgggTGTGTGTAGAGGGAGAGaacaaaatatactatttagaACACAAACAAGTAACACATATCAATAACCCCAACTAATTGATTCCCAATATTATTATGGCTATCACAcaaaataggaaaaagaaaaagaaaaggaattgTACTACTGCTGATCATGTGCACACACGTATGACCATATTATAGTGTAAATGTtatcaataatattaatcTCTCTATTGAATCTTGATTTACCATATTGCTATAGTAATGGATAACGACAatgcattttaaattaatttaaggtcctttcacattttttttgagaATGCAATTATGTACACTTGGTTAAAATAGATGATTGGTTAATGGTCAGTGTTGGATTTCTTAATTTGGTCCTATCAGCATCAATGGATACTgctaaaatatatttttcttctacacTGATCGCATCCCGTGAAGAAAGACAAAAATGGAGCTGAGATATAAAATGGgagataatgaaaaaaaagtgtattTTAGAAATGTGTAAGTGGAAGAGGTCAGCTTCTCCCTCTCCTAAATGGAAATAAAGCAGCTGTAATTTctaatctctctctcccagtattattattatagtattccaattcttattaatattttaatttgataatcaaatttaaaacttaaatgaataaactagtaggagtacttttttaagtaatgggaGAATTGAAGCATCTCCCATGACAGTTTCACCATACGTTATGATTATGAGTATTggacaatattatatataatctGCACAAAATTGATCATAGTAATGTATCTGAAATTGTAATTTGAGATTACTTATTTACTTATGCAATTGGGTGTATCACTGTATTGTATGGTCAACATATTTGAGCTCATAAGAATTtacttatataatttcttgttagtaattttttttttaatttttggagatagttattatatttaatttttaaaatacagaAATAAATTGAAGTTGGAATATAATTTTGGTGTTTGATTTGACACCAGTGCTTGATTCATTTGTATTTAGAATAATCTGTGTCAATAAAACtctaaaaatgtaaaatatatttacataaatcGAAGATTGGGTATTAGAGCTCAGATACGATCATCAATTCTTTGTGATGATAATTAATGCTTTGACTGTTTCTACGTGTAAGCTCAAAAATTCAGTGTATTTTTTGCctatttttcttccaaaatttcAGAGAATGAGTAACAATGTATTTTAACCATGGACCATAATTCGTTCTAGACTTCATAGTCTTAAgtggataataattaataaagtcaTGCATGTTCTCCATTCCTTTTAGTTACAACATGAAGAGGAGTTCTTGTGACAATGAATAGTCTTTCACTATTCATCACTATTCCTTACTATTCACACCACTCATGAATagatacacatacacatatatttacacatatatatatatatatatactctcgTGTGCATTGATGTCACTTTCAAGTGCATAGTGCCATCTTTGTCTTTGATCATCATTCATAGTGACTAGATTGGATAAAAGTGAAACCAtttttttactagtatttttctCACTTGTAGAGAAGAGACTCTGTTATATGTAAATGGACATTTAATATCCATTTGGACTAAACTTGTACACGAACAATTATTTCACCATTTCTCGTATGTTCTTGCACATCAAACTCTTagatcaatttttctttctcacaTCAACACTTGATTACTAATACAAAATCAGGAACAAAacataaagtataaaataatactttatttatttgacacgtcgaaatatatatatatttttttgttctgGGATGTTAcacaaatatggtaaattctaaatgttactccaaatGTGGAACGAatttttatggcaaaatgttactacaaatctgagacggaaggagtaaaatatagatattacctctatttttttaccattGACACGTCTAAAGTTTTACCGTctatagtaggagtactatagaGTAGTATgtattgaatataaaaatcagCTCTTGTCTTCCctattcatctttcttctcCAACGCTCccttttcttctttccatAATTCATCTCTTTGCATACATGATACACATTTACAACCATTTCTCTCGGTCCTCTTCTCCACTTGGTCGCCCAAGTTTGTGTTCTCCttcctaattaaattttcaattttagaaaatcaGGCGGCGGGATTCGTTGGCTCTTGAGGACGGCCATGTAATGGGGAGTCAAAGTCTGAGGCCAGCCCATGTAGttccttctttttctctcttttcacCACTCCCTCTTTACCTCTCACTTCTATctctttctatctttttcacaCATCTCCCTAAAGCTCACACATATTGAAATGCATAATCTCTCATTTCTACCACCTATCACCGAGCACTGGAAAACGGTGCACGGTATCAAAAGTAACCGCAGCCGTGATTTCTGTAAACACTGCGAAAATTACAAGCACGGGTCCACCTGTGCAAGTTTATGGACCCGTGTCCGTTCAAGGCGGGTGAGCCTCGACCACACTATGGCCCCATCTTTTTACCTCGCTCACAAACTACTGTATAGGAGTAGTACATACTATACATTGTTTACATTTCTCTCTAAAAGAATCTCTCATTTCAACACAATGGCGAACAGGGAAAATGATTTGAGAAAGCTCACGGGCCACTTTTTAACTTTGCTCCCttctctttattatttataggtGGCTTTCTCCTCTTTACTCGCACCACTCCACCTCAGTACCCATACACTCTTCTTCCTCATGGATCTGAGTAAATGGAGTGTTACTAAATTGATTCAACTAGGAATCCCTCTAGAGCAGAAGCTGGGGGAATCGTTCCAAGCTAAAGTATTTGGTCGGATGTTGAGTACAGATGTCCGTCTGGCATCCACCCTCACCTTCATACGAGTAGGGGACTTGCATGAGGCGGAATGCTTTAAAGTCCTCATGAATGAAAATGCCGACTGGAAGGGCACCGTGTATATGCCTAGAGGCGTTGACCAGGATGTGATGGATATTGTTAGCAAGGTGCTTGAGCATCACACTGACAATATCACAATTGTGTCCGATTAAGGTATAATTGATTTTCTTGGTATTTATATTTGCCTATATTGTGTTCtcatttcctctttttctcGGTTCGGTTAATACAGGGACATGGAAGAGGGAAGGCTCTATGCATCCCCTCGGCAGTAGTAATAATGACTGAAACTAGGTTATTATGGATCTGTAGCTCTCCTAGATTCTAACCTTACTTCTCTCATCTTTCCGTTTGGATTCTCCACTTTGTGTGTTTTCCTACTTTGTCTCTATGCAGTGTTTTctagtaataatatactatatgtTTGTGTTCCTACTTTACAGTACTAAACAAAactgttaattaattaagggaCGAATTTCCCAATTATAagtagagaaataaataaggTTTTTTCAAGAGAAATGCTTTTCGTAAATAAATACTAtgccaaaaaattaaagtagagGAGATTAGGAGAATCCTCTCGTTTTTACCTTCCTGCTCAACACCTACTACgctattattttttcttaataataattgaatggAAATtagtgattaaaataaatcgaaAATGGGTTTAATTGGAATTTGAAATTGTTTATTCTTGGAATCAACATGTGAAATCAAAATTCCTCTGCCCATACTACGATCATTTGTATGTGTGTATATCGGTGTGTGTGAGAGAAAAGGGAGAGAGAGACAACAAATTGGTATGGTCGAGTACAAAAGCATACAAtcatttttcagaaaaaacAGATTCTTAAAATGGAATGCAAGAAATTGAATGTTTGCTAGCTGGTTGTGCAGTTGCTACTAATTAAGAATGCCTAAATTAGGACGAGTGCTGGTTTGTGTATAAAATGATTGTCGGCCCTGTGAAGGAGTTTTGAGTATGAGATACTGAGGACATTAACATGTTGTGTGAAAGGGGAAAAACCCTATAGAGGGAGTAAACAAAAGATATTAAtcgcaataaaaaaaattactacagGTACccatgtttaaaaaaatgcattgtaAGCCTCTACGTATGAGgtataatatcatttcaga is a window from the Salvia hispanica cultivar TCC Black 2014 chromosome 1, UniMelb_Shisp_WGS_1.0, whole genome shotgun sequence genome containing:
- the LOC125200672 gene encoding uncharacterized protein LOC125200672 — its product is MHNLSFLPPITEHWKTVHGIKSNRSRDFCKHCENYKHGSTCASLWTRVRSRRVAFSSLLAPLHLSTHTLFFLMDLSKWSVTKLIQLGIPLEQKLGESFQAKVFGRMLSTDVRLASTLTFIRVGDLHEAECFKVLMNENADWKGTVYMPRGVDQDVMDIVSKVLEHHTDNITIVSD